In a single window of the Candidatus Celerinatantimonas neptuna genome:
- the bfr_2 gene encoding Bacterioferritin: MQGDPQILQLLNKLLTQELTSINQFFLHAKMFGNWGFEELKEVSYKKSIKDMKQADELIERILFLEGLPNLQALDSLKIGEHTEECLGCDLTFLNEQLPQLRQTIAQCEVQKDYVSRNIVQEILHAEEDHIDWLEAQLYQIDQMGIEKYLQTKISEDE, from the coding sequence ATGCAAGGCGATCCACAAATTCTTCAGTTACTAAACAAACTACTGACTCAGGAACTTACCTCGATCAATCAATTTTTTCTCCATGCCAAAATGTTTGGTAACTGGGGATTTGAAGAGCTAAAAGAAGTCAGTTATAAGAAATCCATTAAAGACATGAAACAAGCTGATGAACTGATCGAGCGAATCCTCTTTTTGGAAGGGCTGCCAAATTTGCAGGCACTGGATTCACTTAAAATCGGCGAACATACAGAAGAATGTTTAGGCTGCGATCTGACATTTCTCAATGAACAACTCCCACAGTTAAGACAAACCATTGCACAATGCGAAGTGCAAAAAGACTATGTCAGCCGTAACATTGTTCAAGAGATACTCCATGCCGAAGAAGATCATATTGACTGGCTTGAAGCACAACTCTACCAGATAGACCAAATGGGTATCGAAAAATACCTTCAGACAAAAATTTCGGAGGATGAGTAA
- the ubiC gene encoding Chorismate pyruvate-lyase, whose translation MNIKQWPEHQVVEWSAVKPDVPATLYSWLAGAGSLTLKLEIYCSELTVDIICSAPADVCQSEQIGLGDETCWQRDVCLLGDGIPWVVARSLWPQTLLSLNTLETTPLGLLLFNQPQPDDVQREIGCFCVDGQKLWARRSIYQYDQHPVCVQELFLPGSPAYREIYHG comes from the coding sequence CAATGGCCGGAACACCAAGTGGTTGAGTGGTCCGCTGTGAAGCCAGATGTTCCGGCGACACTCTATAGTTGGTTGGCCGGAGCAGGCTCACTTACGTTAAAATTAGAAATATACTGTAGTGAGTTGACAGTAGATATTATCTGCAGCGCCCCGGCTGATGTTTGTCAAAGCGAGCAAATCGGTTTGGGGGATGAGACTTGTTGGCAGCGGGATGTTTGTCTTTTGGGCGACGGGATCCCGTGGGTGGTGGCGCGAAGTCTGTGGCCTCAAACATTGCTTTCATTAAATACACTCGAGACTACCCCCCTGGGGCTATTATTATTTAATCAGCCTCAACCAGACGATGTGCAGCGTGAGATTGGCTGTTTTTGCGTCGATGGCCAGAAGCTCTGGGCCAGACGAAGTATTTATCAATATGATCAACATCCGGTTTGTGTTCAGGAATTATTTTTGCCGGGAAGTCCGGCTTATCGGGAGATATATCATGGTTAG
- the bfr_1 gene encoding Bacterioferritin, producing MKGKQIIIDALNRLLANELTAMDQYLIHARMYDDWGYIKLFERIDHESLDEREHVSILIERILFLEGTPDMSTRDPLKIGHDVPSMLANDLQVEYTVDNLLKETMALCEQEQDFVTKHALQKLIDDTEIDHAHWLEQQLHQIKLLSLEVYLQAQL from the coding sequence ATGAAAGGCAAACAGATTATTATCGATGCACTGAATCGGCTACTGGCCAACGAATTAACAGCTATGGATCAATACCTGATACATGCGCGCATGTATGACGACTGGGGCTACATCAAACTATTTGAACGCATCGATCACGAATCACTCGATGAGCGAGAACATGTCAGTATTCTCATTGAACGTATTCTTTTCTTAGAGGGTACACCAGATATGAGTACAAGAGACCCTCTTAAGATTGGTCACGATGTTCCAAGCATGTTAGCCAATGATTTACAGGTTGAATATACTGTTGACAATCTGCTAAAAGAAACCATGGCACTGTGCGAACAGGAGCAGGATTTTGTCACCAAACATGCACTACAAAAACTGATCGATGATACTGAGATCGATCATGCCCACTGGCTGGAACAACAGCTGCATCAAATCAAACTCCTGAGTCTGGAAGTTTATCTGCAAGCTCAGCTCTGA
- the mdtA_2 gene encoding Multidrug resistance protein MdtA — protein MTSKRVPSRLGKYRFPIVIIFVLIVIAGWFLWQHDHASSSKQQETTHAAHPGRRPHPGGSGPNQITSVYTNFASHANVHVYLHALGTVEANKTVTVTSRVTGELMKVFFTEGQFVKKGQRLAQIDDRSYRATLAQYLGELSQNKAQLKSAKLTLTRYRRLYQQKSLSEQDLQDQIASVGQYRGAVEADQAQVDSARLSIEYADIRSPISGYTGLLSTDTGNLVSADSTTIVTITQVNPIAVTFSLPQANIPDILAGLRHGHSFKVDAFNQTGNKQLASGLLKYMSNQIDTDTGTVKLKALFNNKNERLYPNQFVNIRLKLKTLKNAVVISKAALQLNDHGDFVFVVDKSSHVKKHLVKVGPSDGEDRVVILSGVKAGNQLVTTGIDNLSDGSKVQVITKNKAHS, from the coding sequence ATGACTTCCAAAAGAGTTCCTTCTCGTCTGGGAAAGTATCGTTTCCCTATCGTCATTATATTCGTTTTGATTGTCATTGCCGGTTGGTTTTTATGGCAACATGACCACGCTTCATCTTCGAAGCAACAGGAAACAACGCACGCGGCTCATCCGGGCCGACGACCTCATCCGGGAGGTTCAGGACCTAATCAAATCACCTCTGTTTATACCAATTTTGCAAGTCATGCCAACGTTCATGTTTACTTGCATGCACTTGGAACGGTTGAAGCAAATAAAACGGTGACCGTTACAAGCCGGGTTACCGGTGAATTAATGAAAGTGTTCTTTACTGAAGGTCAGTTTGTTAAAAAAGGACAGCGGCTGGCTCAAATTGATGATCGAAGTTATCGGGCTACATTAGCCCAATACTTAGGTGAGTTATCACAAAATAAAGCACAGTTGAAAAGCGCTAAGCTGACATTGACCCGCTATCGTCGTCTTTACCAACAGAAATCACTTTCTGAGCAGGATCTTCAGGATCAAATTGCATCGGTTGGCCAGTACCGAGGCGCGGTCGAAGCGGATCAGGCTCAGGTCGACTCAGCCCGGTTGAGTATCGAATATGCGGATATCCGTTCTCCTATCAGCGGTTATACCGGGTTGCTGTCTACAGATACTGGAAATTTAGTCAGTGCCGATAGCACGACGATTGTTACAATTACTCAGGTTAACCCCATAGCTGTAACATTTAGTCTTCCTCAGGCAAATATCCCTGATATTTTAGCTGGTTTGCGTCATGGACATTCCTTTAAGGTTGATGCTTTCAACCAGACCGGGAATAAGCAGCTGGCCTCAGGTTTGCTGAAATATATGAGTAACCAGATTGATACGGATACCGGAACAGTTAAGCTCAAAGCGTTATTCAATAATAAAAATGAAAGGTTATATCCGAATCAATTTGTGAATATACGGCTGAAATTAAAAACGTTGAAAAATGCAGTTGTTATTTCGAAGGCGGCGTTGCAGTTAAATGATCATGGTGACTTTGTTTTTGTTGTTGATAAATCGTCTCATGTGAAGAAACATTTGGTCAAAGTAGGACCTTCTGATGGGGAAGACCGGGTTGTTATTTTATCGGGCGTGAAAGCTGGCAATCAATTGGTAACAACCGGAATTGATAATTTATCGGACGGCTCTAAAGTACAGGTGATCACGAAGAACAAGGCTCATTCATGA
- the ubiA gene encoding 4-hydroxybenzoate octaprenyltransferase, with protein MVSEGSKWLPFVRLMRLDQPIGSLLLLWPTLWALWLSAKGLPDPGVLIVFILGVWMMRSAGCVINDFADRNVDGFVKRTNQRPIPSGKVTPVQALGLFILLVACSFAMVLTQNRLTIELSFIGLLLAAIYPFMKRYTHLPQLFLGLAFSWAIPMAYAAQSGHLPLEAWLLLLANSTWTVAYDTLYAMVDRDDDVRIGVKSTAILFGRFDKLIIGLLQLASLLILACIGHLQHLSGIYFVSLLAAGGLFVYQQHIVRTRERQACFKAFLNNNYVGLIIFLGVALHFIWIHA; from the coding sequence ATGGTTAGCGAAGGTTCGAAGTGGCTACCATTTGTTCGACTTATGCGCCTTGATCAACCGATTGGCTCATTGTTGTTGCTGTGGCCAACATTATGGGCTTTATGGTTGTCTGCAAAAGGATTGCCTGATCCCGGGGTTTTGATTGTTTTCATTTTGGGGGTCTGGATGATGCGCTCTGCCGGATGTGTGATTAATGATTTTGCAGATCGCAATGTTGACGGGTTTGTTAAAAGGACTAATCAACGCCCGATTCCGTCAGGCAAAGTGACTCCTGTGCAGGCACTTGGGTTATTTATCTTGCTGGTTGCCTGTTCATTTGCAATGGTGTTGACGCAAAACCGGCTGACTATTGAGTTGTCATTTATTGGTCTACTTCTGGCTGCTATTTATCCGTTTATGAAACGCTATACTCATCTGCCGCAGTTGTTTTTGGGGCTGGCGTTTAGTTGGGCTATTCCGATGGCGTATGCGGCTCAAAGTGGCCATTTACCGCTTGAGGCCTGGTTGCTGTTGTTGGCTAATAGTACCTGGACTGTGGCTTATGATACATTGTATGCCATGGTGGATCGTGATGATGATGTAAGAATCGGGGTGAAATCGACAGCTATTTTGTTTGGCCGTTTCGATAAATTGATCATTGGGCTCTTACAGCTGGCTTCGTTGCTGATTCTGGCATGTATTGGTCATCTTCAGCATCTGTCTGGGATTTATTTTGTAAGCTTACTGGCTGCTGGGGGCTTGTTTGTGTATCAGCAACATATTGTACGCACCCGTGAACGTCAGGCTTGCTTTAAAGCTTTTCTGAATAACAATTACGTCGGATTAATTATCTTTTTAGGGGTCGCTCTGCATTTTATCTGGATTCATGCATAA
- the decR_2 gene encoding DNA-binding transcriptional activator DecR: MDKFDRQIVALLAQNARMAVSSIARQISLSRSATQERIRQLELRGILAGYHAKVVDPERGESICVYFEVHSHDTEWTDYDDLIGRIPEVRTCQFISGHIDIIIYAQVSRMSRLDAIRDELERLPGVTMVRTHMVMKTLFER; this comes from the coding sequence ATGGATAAATTTGATCGCCAAATCGTTGCTTTGTTGGCCCAGAATGCTCGAATGGCGGTAAGTTCTATTGCTCGCCAGATCAGTTTGTCTCGTTCTGCAACTCAGGAGCGTATTCGTCAGCTTGAGTTACGGGGAATTTTGGCCGGTTATCATGCGAAAGTGGTTGACCCTGAACGTGGTGAGTCGATTTGTGTGTATTTTGAAGTTCATAGTCATGATACGGAATGGACTGACTATGATGATTTAATTGGTCGGATTCCGGAAGTCAGAACGTGTCAGTTTATTAGTGGTCATATTGATATTATTATTTATGCTCAAGTGTCCAGAATGAGCCGGCTTGATGCAATACGTGATGAACTGGAGCGGTTACCGGGAGTGACCATGGTGCGCACGCATATGGTGATGAAAACTCTTTTTGAGCGGTAA
- the yjeH_2 gene encoding L-methionine/branched-chain amino acid exporter YjeH, which produces MSRLKPQLGIVQGIGLLATTMLGTGIFIVPSITALHTGKSSLLAWILLLFMSLPIAFTFAALGQRYPHAGGAPHLIGQAFGKTSERLSAFLFFAILPVGMPASLIIGSGFIQAIIPLTPFANLAIQLAMLVAMFGLGIAGTKSSGLIQTLIAALIILLICLLWWLSDLHSIDIAIPFSVSGPSFFNALGLMFWCVIGIEAFAHMGEEFRNPKRDYPLALILGTLLTFTIYWATSVVVLKHLPEIATLPSSGSLPAITTVHLGRTTGLLVTILGFLSCFASTNVYIQGYTRLIWSMADEKKLPHCLGRLTPQKIPLNALIAITSVSMFLTIVVWALNQPLTDLLLYTNGNFILIYMLSMLAGVILLKGYQRIIAITGVIITLIFFLSLGKANAYALILCICFFLFWGLRYVSRNWPRYRKTTKTHSSSYPS; this is translated from the coding sequence ATGAGTCGTTTAAAACCACAACTCGGTATCGTACAGGGCATTGGGCTTCTGGCTACAACCATGCTCGGCACAGGTATTTTTATCGTTCCATCAATCACTGCACTACACACAGGCAAATCGTCACTTTTAGCATGGATATTGTTATTATTCATGTCATTACCAATTGCTTTTACCTTCGCAGCGCTGGGACAACGATACCCTCACGCAGGTGGTGCTCCCCATCTCATCGGGCAGGCTTTTGGCAAAACATCAGAACGGCTTAGTGCATTCCTTTTTTTCGCCATTTTACCCGTCGGTATGCCAGCATCTCTAATCATTGGCAGTGGTTTTATTCAGGCCATTATACCATTAACGCCATTCGCCAATTTAGCCATTCAGCTTGCCATGTTGGTCGCCATGTTTGGCTTAGGGATTGCTGGAACCAAAAGCTCAGGACTGATACAAACACTAATTGCAGCACTTATCATCCTGCTCATCTGCCTACTATGGTGGCTCTCCGATTTGCACTCGATTGATATTGCAATTCCTTTCTCCGTTAGCGGGCCATCATTTTTTAACGCTCTGGGGCTCATGTTCTGGTGTGTCATAGGGATTGAAGCTTTCGCGCATATGGGGGAAGAGTTTCGTAATCCCAAACGGGATTACCCGCTTGCCCTTATTTTGGGGACACTGCTCACATTCACTATATATTGGGCAACCAGCGTTGTGGTATTAAAACACCTGCCAGAAATTGCGACCTTGCCCAGTTCAGGCTCATTACCTGCGATCACAACAGTCCATCTGGGAAGAACAACAGGTCTACTGGTCACTATTCTTGGATTTCTATCCTGCTTTGCCAGTACCAACGTCTACATTCAAGGATATACACGCCTCATCTGGAGCATGGCGGATGAAAAAAAATTACCACATTGTCTGGGACGGCTCACACCACAAAAAATCCCCCTGAACGCACTTATCGCCATCACATCGGTCTCAATGTTTCTGACTATTGTCGTCTGGGCACTCAACCAGCCGTTAACCGATCTACTGCTTTATACTAATGGAAACTTTATTCTAATCTATATGCTGTCTATGTTAGCAGGTGTCATATTACTAAAAGGGTACCAACGGATCATAGCCATCACAGGCGTCATCATCACATTAATATTTTTCCTCAGTTTAGGAAAAGCAAATGCCTATGCTCTCATTTTATGCATATGCTTTTTCTTATTCTGGGGACTGCGTTATGTAAGCCGAAACTGGCCGCGTTACAGAAAAACGACGAAAACACATTCATCCTCTTATCCATCCTGA
- the mdtB gene encoding Multidrug resistance protein MdtB: MNPSRLFVLRPVATILLMVAVLLSGIVAYRELSVSALPEVDYPTIQVTTLYPGASPDVMATSVTAPLERELGEMSGLSQMYSTSSGGASIITLKFKLSLSLDVAEQEVQAAINSADTLLPSDLPDPPTYKKVNPADSAVLTIAATSSTLPLTKVQDLINSRIALKLSQISGVGMVSLAGGHQPAVRIQANPQALAAHHLTLEDIYTLINESNVNGSKGGFDGKYHSITIDANDQLRNAKAYANLILKYENGAPLRLKDVAKVTDGSENQYLAATANGKPAIIVQVKRQPGANVIAVVDRIKQRLPQLKSLLPRSVHLTILSDRTQTIRASIQDVQFELMLAIALVVMVTFLFLRNVAATFIPSVAVPLSLVGTFGVMYLMGFSLNNLSLMALTIATGFVIDDAIVVVENISRHLEQGKTPLQAALKGSKEIAFTIISLTFSLIAVLIPLLFMGDIVGRLFREFAITLAVSILVSMLVSLTLTPMLCAYLLRHIPEEEQSRFYKKGGELFDRLLNAYDRGLSYVLDHRRLAWCVILSLFVLTAGLYLVLPKGFFPSQDTGLLRGMTIAPANVSFAEMAQRQEQLVNRLMKDPEIKSISSTIGVDGNNTSLNRGRLQINLVSFDKRSDRAPAIIKRLNKEVANIPGIRLYLQSQQDLTVDDQVTASQYQFSLDDTDSSRLLKWTPRLVDALKQTPGFKNVVSNLDTQGRVVYVNIHRAVAARYGITASDVDTALYNAYGQRLISTIFTQSNQYRVVLEVAPSHQKGPVDLNQLYLAGSSDDSSSSDDSSSSDDSSSSTPMVRLTDVASITEKTGSLMKARLDQIPAATVSFDLTDGYSIEQAQQAIRQVEAHLKMPSSITLKYQGSAAAFSRSSGNTLYLILAAVVTMYIVLGVLYESFVHPVTILSTLPTAAVGAFLALLMTGTEFSMIALIGVILLIGIVKKNAIMMIDFALEAEHHQHLSPRAAIHQACLLRFRPILMTTMAALLGALPLMLAHGSGAELRRPMGLVIVGGLIFSQLLTLFSTPVIYLWFDRFSRSRSRQTEQSE, from the coding sequence ATGAATCCGTCCCGTTTATTTGTTCTGCGTCCGGTTGCCACGATCTTATTGATGGTTGCTGTATTGTTATCAGGAATTGTAGCCTATCGCGAACTTTCGGTGTCTGCACTGCCCGAGGTCGATTATCCGACGATTCAGGTGACAACGCTTTATCCTGGTGCTAGCCCGGATGTGATGGCAACTTCAGTTACAGCACCGCTTGAGCGAGAGCTGGGCGAAATGTCAGGGCTGAGTCAAATGTATTCGACCAGCTCCGGTGGGGCGTCGATTATCACGCTTAAGTTTAAATTGTCTTTATCGCTGGATGTTGCAGAACAGGAAGTGCAGGCTGCGATTAATTCGGCGGATACATTATTACCATCGGATTTACCTGATCCTCCGACATATAAAAAAGTGAATCCTGCTGACAGTGCGGTTCTGACGATTGCAGCTACATCTTCTACACTGCCTTTGACAAAAGTGCAGGATCTGATTAATTCAAGGATTGCACTGAAATTGTCGCAGATTTCGGGTGTCGGCATGGTTTCGCTGGCTGGTGGACATCAACCGGCTGTACGGATCCAGGCTAATCCTCAGGCTTTGGCTGCGCATCATTTAACACTCGAAGATATCTATACATTAATTAATGAAAGTAATGTTAATGGCTCTAAAGGTGGATTCGATGGTAAGTACCATTCCATTACGATCGATGCAAATGACCAACTGCGTAATGCAAAAGCCTATGCCAACCTGATTCTAAAATATGAAAATGGTGCGCCGCTGCGATTGAAAGATGTTGCTAAGGTGACAGATGGTAGCGAAAACCAGTATTTAGCTGCAACTGCAAATGGTAAACCGGCCATTATTGTACAGGTAAAACGACAACCGGGCGCTAATGTGATTGCAGTGGTGGATCGGATTAAACAACGGTTGCCGCAGCTAAAATCTTTGCTTCCAAGAAGTGTCCATCTGACAATTTTATCGGATCGTACCCAAACGATTCGTGCTTCTATTCAGGATGTTCAATTTGAGTTGATGCTGGCTATTGCGCTGGTGGTGATGGTCACATTTTTGTTTTTGCGAAATGTAGCAGCAACTTTTATTCCCAGTGTAGCGGTTCCTTTGTCACTGGTCGGCACCTTTGGTGTGATGTATTTAATGGGCTTTAGCCTCAATAACCTGAGCTTGATGGCATTGACGATTGCAACGGGGTTTGTGATCGATGATGCAATTGTTGTTGTCGAAAATATTTCACGTCATTTAGAACAAGGTAAAACGCCTTTGCAGGCGGCCCTTAAAGGGTCAAAAGAGATTGCATTTACGATTATCTCTTTAACGTTTTCATTGATTGCAGTATTGATTCCTCTGTTGTTCATGGGGGATATCGTTGGCCGGTTATTCCGTGAGTTTGCAATTACTCTGGCCGTTTCTATTTTGGTGTCGATGTTGGTTTCTTTGACTTTAACACCAATGCTTTGTGCTTATTTGCTACGGCATATTCCAGAGGAAGAACAGAGCCGGTTTTATAAAAAAGGTGGCGAGTTATTTGATCGTCTGCTTAATGCTTATGATCGCGGATTATCATATGTTTTAGATCACCGGCGGCTTGCCTGGTGTGTCATCCTCTCACTTTTTGTTTTGACCGCAGGACTATATTTGGTGCTCCCCAAAGGTTTTTTCCCTTCTCAGGATACAGGGTTATTAAGGGGAATGACGATTGCGCCAGCGAATGTTTCGTTTGCAGAGATGGCCCAGCGACAAGAGCAGTTAGTGAACCGGCTGATGAAAGATCCTGAGATTAAGAGTATCAGTTCGACAATTGGTGTTGATGGTAATAATACCAGTCTGAACCGTGGGCGGTTACAGATTAACCTCGTTTCTTTTGATAAACGTTCGGATCGTGCACCGGCGATTATTAAACGGCTGAATAAAGAGGTTGCAAATATTCCGGGGATCCGCCTTTATTTACAATCTCAGCAGGATTTGACAGTGGATGATCAGGTGACTGCCAGCCAGTATCAATTCTCTCTTGATGATACTGATAGTAGTCGCTTACTAAAATGGACTCCCCGGTTGGTTGATGCTCTGAAACAAACGCCTGGATTTAAAAATGTTGTCAGTAATCTGGATACTCAGGGACGGGTTGTCTATGTCAATATTCACCGCGCGGTTGCGGCCCGATATGGGATAACGGCTTCGGATGTGGATACGGCACTTTATAATGCTTATGGGCAGCGGCTTATTTCAACGATCTTTACTCAGTCTAATCAGTATCGGGTGGTTCTGGAAGTTGCGCCAAGCCACCAGAAAGGGCCCGTTGATTTGAATCAGCTTTATTTGGCTGGCAGTTCGGATGATAGCAGCAGCTCAGATGATAGTAGCAGTTCAGATGATAGTAGCAGTTCAACGCCGATGGTTCGTTTGACAGATGTTGCTTCTATCACCGAAAAAACCGGTTCATTGATGAAAGCCCGCCTTGATCAGATACCGGCTGCGACTGTTTCTTTTGATTTAACGGATGGTTATTCTATCGAACAGGCGCAGCAGGCTATTCGTCAGGTTGAAGCCCATTTAAAAATGCCATCAAGTATTACATTGAAATATCAGGGGTCTGCAGCGGCATTTAGCCGTTCATCGGGAAATACGTTGTATTTGATTTTAGCGGCTGTGGTGACCATGTACATAGTTTTGGGTGTACTTTATGAGAGCTTTGTGCATCCGGTTACCATTTTATCAACATTACCGACTGCTGCCGTTGGCGCATTTCTCGCTTTGCTGATGACGGGGACCGAATTTAGCATGATTGCTTTGATTGGGGTGATTTTGCTGATTGGGATTGTGAAGAAAAATGCAATCATGATGATCGATTTTGCATTAGAAGCAGAACATCATCAGCATCTATCGCCTCGTGCGGCGATTCATCAGGCTTGCTTACTGCGTTTTCGCCCGATTCTCATGACGACGATGGCGGCATTGCTGGGGGCATTGCCTTTGATGTTGGCTCACGGCTCCGGTGCTGAACTGCGTCGGCCAATGGGGCTGGTGATCGTTGGTGGCCTGATTTTTAGTCAGTTACTGACGTTGTTTTCTACACCTGTGATCTATCTGTGGTTTGATCGATTCTCAAGGTCCCGTTCGCGGCAGACGGAGCAATCTGAATGA